From a single Fusobacterium pseudoperiodonticum genomic region:
- a CDS encoding IbrB-like domain-containing protein: MKKVSMEVLNVQMVDINKVVANDYNPNKVAKPEMKLLERSIIDNGFCMPIICIHDKENDKYVIVDGFHRYTVSLKLELEEVPVVVLKHDIKKRVAATIQFNRARGTHQIPDMAKIVLSLYEKGWNDYEISEHLGMDLDEVIRLKQMNGLKEAFADHIFSKSWEEFERNTVMERD; the protein is encoded by the coding sequence ATGAAAAAAGTATCAATGGAAGTTTTAAATGTACAAATGGTTGATATAAATAAAGTTGTGGCTAATGACTATAATCCAAATAAAGTAGCAAAACCTGAGATGAAATTACTAGAAAGATCAATAATTGATAATGGCTTCTGTATGCCTATTATTTGTATACACGATAAAGAAAATGATAAATATGTTATTGTTGATGGCTTTCACAGATATACTGTTTCTCTTAAACTTGAACTAGAAGAAGTTCCAGTTGTTGTTTTAAAACATGATATTAAAAAGAGAGTTGCAGCAACAATTCAATTTAACAGAGCAAGAGGTACTCACCAAATTCCAGATATGGCAAAAATTGTTTTATCTCTTTATGAGAAAGGTTGGAATGATTATGAAATATCTGAGCATTTAGGAATGGACTTAGATGAAGTTATAAGATTAAAACAAATGAATGGATTAAAGGAAGCTTTTGCTGATCATATTTTTTCAAAAAGTTGGGAAGAATTTGAAAGAAATACTGTAATGGAAAGGGATTAA
- a CDS encoding YopX family protein: protein MNRDIKFRAWVKDRKAIFEVVLINYVTKKVTYLFERVGHLLNIRHEKFNDIELMQYSGLTDMMEKEIYEGDILFESFGEKYYKVVFENGSFRAEFEGDFEEHSFDLIDVVAQGCKIVGNIYENPELLSEIE, encoded by the coding sequence ATGAATAGAGACATAAAATTTAGAGCTTGGGTAAAAGATAGAAAAGCAATATTTGAAGTCGTATTAATTAATTATGTAACTAAAAAGGTAACTTATTTATTTGAAAGAGTTGGACATTTGTTAAATATAAGACATGAGAAATTTAATGATATTGAACTTATGCAATACTCAGGATTAACTGACATGATGGAAAAAGAAATTTATGAAGGAGATATTCTTTTTGAAAGTTTTGGAGAAAAATATTACAAAGTTGTTTTTGAAAATGGAAGTTTTAGAGCAGAATTTGAGGGGGATTTTGAAGAGCATTCTTTTGATTTAATTGATGTTGTCGCACAAGGTTGTAAAATAGTTGGAAATATCTATGAAAATCCTGAACTATTGAGTGAAATAGAATGA
- a CDS encoding dUTP diphosphatase yields the protein MEIKKPKNFKNILSLQKHLDNNINNVRDRTFEDIQMSLIAECVEFNEETMLSHKTWKVKPYNKEKELEELTDIYFFFAQLLNYLDDEKNKELKYVICYSFDEQYISTNEPHLLKFIHYVYTEKLAIAMDELNAITYQHNYTTQNILDCYWEKWQKNMKRIGKEWN from the coding sequence ATGGAAATCAAAAAGCCTAAAAATTTTAAAAATATATTAAGTTTACAAAAACATTTAGATAATAATATTAATAATGTTAGAGATAGAACTTTTGAAGATATTCAAATGTCATTAATTGCTGAATGTGTTGAATTTAATGAGGAGACTATGCTTTCTCATAAAACTTGGAAAGTTAAGCCTTACAATAAAGAAAAAGAATTAGAAGAACTAACTGATATTTATTTTTTCTTTGCTCAATTATTAAATTACCTTGATGATGAAAAAAATAAAGAATTAAAATATGTTATTTGTTATTCTTTTGATGAACAATATATCAGTACAAATGAACCACACCTTTTAAAATTTATTCATTATGTTTATACTGAAAAACTAGCAATAGCTATGGATGAATTGAATGCTATCACATATCAACATAATTACACAACACAAAATATCTTAGATTGTTATTGGGAAAAGTGGCAAAAAAATATGAAAAGAATAGGCAAAGAATGGAATTAG
- a CDS encoding helix-turn-helix domain-containing protein, translating into MTTQEMRTSLEKELEKLPFFISTKDTADFLGISKSSVLKKTETGELKSIRSGRLIKIPKECLIEYVLNAM; encoded by the coding sequence ATGACAACACAAGAAATGAGAACATCATTAGAAAAAGAATTAGAGAAGCTTCCTTTTTTTATATCAACAAAAGATACAGCTGATTTTTTAGGAATTAGTAAAAGTAGTGTCTTAAAGAAAACTGAAACTGGAGAATTAAAATCTATAAGAAGTGGAAGATTGATTAAAATACCAAAGGAATGCCTAATTGAATATGTATTAAATGCAATGTAA
- a CDS encoding tyrosine-type recombinase/integrase, translated as MYTSSYTRKRGKFYHLVFEYIKNKKKTVKSKSSKTDNEELAEEMLKVFEEECRKFFGISEDKKVGSRKSVFTKVDQDVNLFDKEISFCNFILGYVKMRFKTIDDATYSSYLSNTKISILPYFFKENKKLKDINTFDIQKYYFHELNVRGVSANTVIHYHNLLSLTFKYAQKIGVININPMLNVEKPKKVRYIAKVYNHEQIKEMLEILKREDKALYLGVVITSFFGLRRSELLGLKWSAINFADNTMSIIHTVTETNLNGKNVLIKKDKTKSTAGLRSFVLPGSIKEMLLELKEEQKRNKERLGKGYYKKDEEYVYVNEGGELHKPKFLTNGFRKFLAKHNLTHIRFHDLRHSCATILCESNVNVKDIQMFLGHSSAKTTMDIYVHQMNKSNLSTVSIINEKIGI; from the coding sequence TTGTATACATCAAGCTACACTAGAAAAAGAGGTAAGTTTTACCATTTAGTTTTTGAATATATAAAAAATAAGAAAAAAACTGTAAAATCAAAGTCATCTAAAACTGATAATGAAGAATTAGCTGAAGAAATGTTAAAAGTTTTTGAAGAAGAATGTAGAAAGTTTTTTGGAATATCTGAAGATAAAAAAGTTGGCAGCAGGAAAAGCGTCTTTACAAAAGTGGACCAGGATGTAAACCTTTTTGATAAAGAAATTAGCTTCTGTAATTTCATTTTAGGATATGTAAAAATGAGATTTAAAACTATTGATGATGCTACATACTCATCTTATCTATCAAATACAAAAATATCTATATTACCTTACTTTTTTAAAGAAAATAAAAAATTAAAGGATATAAATACATTTGATATCCAGAAGTATTATTTTCATGAATTAAATGTAAGAGGAGTTTCTGCTAATACTGTTATTCATTATCATAATCTTTTAAGTTTAACATTCAAATATGCTCAAAAAATAGGAGTAATTAATATAAATCCTATGTTGAATGTTGAAAAACCTAAGAAGGTTAGGTATATTGCAAAAGTTTATAATCATGAACAAATAAAAGAAATGCTTGAAATCTTAAAGAGAGAAGATAAAGCATTGTACTTAGGAGTAGTTATAACTAGCTTCTTTGGTTTAAGAAGAAGTGAATTACTAGGTTTAAAGTGGTCAGCTATAAATTTTGCAGATAATACAATGAGTATTATTCATACAGTTACAGAGACTAACTTAAATGGTAAAAATGTTTTAATAAAAAAAGATAAGACAAAAAGTACAGCTGGTTTAAGAAGTTTTGTTTTACCTGGATCTATAAAAGAGATGCTTCTGGAGTTAAAGGAAGAGCAGAAAAGAAATAAAGAAAGACTAGGTAAAGGTTATTATAAAAAAGATGAAGAATATGTTTATGTTAATGAAGGTGGAGAGTTACACAAACCTAAGTTCTTGACTAATGGCTTTAGAAAGTTCTTAGCAAAACATAATTTAACACATATTAGGTTTCATGATTTAAGACATAGCTGTGCAACAATATTATGTGAAAGCAATGTAAATGTAAAAGACATTCAAATGTTCTTAGGACATAGCAGTGCTAAAACTACAATGGATATATATGTACATCAGATGAATAAGAGTAATTTATCAACAGTATCTATAATTAATGAAAAAATAGGCATTTGA
- the rplT gene encoding 50S ribosomal protein L20 produces MRVKTGIIRRKRHKRVLKAAKGFRGASGDAFKQAKQATRKAMAYSTRDRKVNKRKMRQLWITRINSAARMNGVSYSVLINGLKKAGIELDRKVLADIALNNAAEFTKLVETAKSAL; encoded by the coding sequence ATGAGAGTTAAAACTGGAATTATAAGAAGAAAAAGACATAAAAGAGTATTAAAAGCTGCTAAAGGATTCAGAGGTGCTTCTGGTGACGCTTTTAAACAAGCTAAACAAGCAACAAGAAAAGCAATGGCTTATTCTACAAGAGATAGAAAAGTTAATAAGAGAAAAATGAGACAATTATGGATTACAAGAATAAACTCTGCTGCAAGAATGAATGGAGTTTCTTATTCTGTATTAATAAATGGTCTTAAAAAGGCTGGAATTGAATTAGATAGAAAAGTTCTTGCTGATATAGCTTTAAATAATGCTGCTGAATTCACAAAATTAGTAGAAACTGCTAAATCTGCATTATAA
- the rpmI gene encoding 50S ribosomal protein L35 — protein MPKMKTHRGAKKRIKVTGTGKFVIKHSGKSHILTKKDRKRKNHLKKDAVVTETYKKHMQGLLPYGEGR, from the coding sequence ATGCCAAAGATGAAAACTCACAGAGGAGCTAAAAAAAGAATTAAGGTAACTGGAACTGGGAAATTTGTTATAAAACACTCAGGAAAAAGCCATATTTTAACTAAAAAAGATAGAAAAAGAAAGAACCACTTAAAGAAAGATGCTGTGGTTACTGAAACTTACAAGAAACATATGCAAGGGCTATTACCTTATGGAGAAGGAAGATAA
- the infC gene encoding translation initiation factor IF-3: MFYFFQWRCSVISDKTRINEKIRGKEFRIISFDGEQLGIMSAEQALNLASSQGYDLVEIAPGANPPVCKVMDYSKYKYEQTRKLKEAKKNQKQVVVKEIKVTARIDSHDLETKLNQVTKFLEKENKVKITLVLFGREKMHANLGVTTLDEIAEKFAETAEVEKKYADKQKHLILSPKKAK, translated from the coding sequence CTGTTTTATTTTTTTCAATGGAGGTGTAGTGTTATTTCTGATAAGACTAGAATAAACGAAAAGATTAGAGGGAAAGAATTCAGAATTATTTCTTTTGACGGGGAACAATTAGGAATTATGAGTGCAGAACAAGCTTTAAATTTAGCTTCATCACAAGGGTATGATTTAGTAGAGATTGCTCCAGGAGCAAATCCACCAGTTTGTAAAGTAATGGATTACAGTAAATACAAATATGAGCAAACTAGAAAACTGAAAGAAGCTAAGAAAAATCAAAAGCAAGTTGTTGTTAAGGAAATTAAAGTAACAGCAAGAATTGATAGCCATGATTTAGAAACTAAGCTTAATCAAGTTACTAAGTTCTTAGAAAAAGAAAATAAAGTAAAGATAACTTTAGTGTTATTTGGTAGAGAAAAGATGCATGCTAACTTAGGAGTTACGACACTGGATGAAATAGCTGAGAAATTTGCCGAAACTGCTGAAGTAGAGAAAAAATATGCTGATAAACAAAAACATTTAATCTTATCACCTAAAAAGGCGAAGTAA
- a CDS encoding TrkH family potassium uptake protein: MNTRIISYVISNLFKLMMFLLLFPLAVSVYYQEGLKLSMAYIIPIIILGISSYFLSNKAPENQSFFSKEGLVIVALSWLLISFFGALPFVISGDIPNMIDAFFESVSGFTTTGATILPEVESLNKSIIFWRSFTHLVGGMGVLVLVLAILPKGNNQALHIMRAEVPGPTVGKLVAKMSYNSRILYIIYIVMTIIMIILLLAGGMSFYDACIHAFGTAGTGGFSSKNTSIGYYNSAYIDYVISVGMLVFGLNFNLFYLLLLGNIKQIFKSEEAKYYLLIIFGITALICVNIYPTYTSISRLIRDVFFTVTSVITTTGYSTVDFNTWPTFSKTLILFLMFSGGCAGSTAGGFKVSRVVILAKKVVREFKKIGHPNKVVNINFEGKTLDKEMLDGIDSYFILYSFTTLILLLITSLESDTFLTAVGSVFGTFNNIGPGLDATGPTSNFSIFSPFLKFILSLGMLLGRLEIIPLLILVSPRIYRKRD, encoded by the coding sequence ATGAATACCAGAATTATATCTTATGTTATATCAAATTTATTTAAATTAATGATGTTCTTACTTTTATTTCCACTTGCTGTAAGTGTCTATTATCAAGAAGGTTTAAAACTTTCAATGGCTTATATAATTCCTATAATTATTTTAGGGATTTCAAGCTATTTTCTATCAAATAAAGCACCAGAAAATCAATCTTTCTTTTCTAAGGAAGGTTTGGTTATAGTTGCTTTATCTTGGTTGTTGATTTCATTTTTTGGAGCCTTACCCTTTGTAATAAGTGGAGATATTCCAAATATGATAGATGCTTTTTTTGAAAGTGTAAGTGGATTTACAACAACAGGAGCTACAATATTACCCGAAGTTGAAAGTCTAAATAAGTCCATTATATTTTGGAGAAGTTTTACCCATCTTGTTGGGGGTATGGGAGTCTTAGTCTTAGTTTTAGCTATATTGCCTAAGGGGAATAACCAAGCTCTGCACATTATGAGAGCGGAAGTTCCAGGTCCAACTGTTGGAAAACTTGTTGCAAAAATGAGTTATAATTCAAGAATACTTTATATAATCTACATTGTTATGACTATAATTATGATAATTTTGTTGTTAGCTGGAGGTATGTCTTTCTATGATGCTTGTATACATGCCTTTGGAACAGCAGGAACAGGTGGATTTAGTTCTAAAAATACAAGTATAGGTTATTATAACAGTGCCTATATAGACTATGTTATTTCGGTAGGAATGTTAGTTTTCGGACTTAACTTCAACTTATTTTATCTTTTACTTTTAGGAAATATCAAACAAATTTTTAAAAGTGAGGAAGCTAAATACTATCTTCTTATAATTTTTGGAATAACAGCTCTTATCTGTGTAAATATTTATCCAACTTACACATCTATTTCAAGACTGATAAGAGATGTATTCTTTACAGTAACCTCAGTTATAACCACAACAGGTTATTCAACTGTTGACTTTAATACTTGGCCAACTTTCTCAAAAACTCTCATTCTATTCTTGATGTTTTCTGGAGGTTGTGCAGGATCAACAGCAGGAGGTTTTAAAGTTTCAAGAGTGGTTATACTAGCTAAAAAAGTTGTTAGAGAATTCAAAAAAATAGGTCATCCTAATAAGGTTGTAAATATTAATTTTGAAGGAAAAACTTTAGATAAAGAAATGCTAGATGGAATTGACAGTTACTTTATACTTTACTCTTTTACAACTCTTATTTTACTTTTAATTACATCTTTAGAATCAGATACTTTTTTAACAGCTGTAGGTTCAGTTTTTGGAACATTCAATAATATAGGACCAGGTCTTGATGCTACAGGGCCTACATCAAACTTTTCAATATTCTCACCATTCTTAAAGTTTATTTTATCTTTAGGAATGTTGTTAGGACGTTTGGAAATAATACCACTTTTAATTTTAGTTTCACCTAGAATATATAGAAAAAGAGATTAA
- a CDS encoding glycosyltransferase family 9 protein produces MFSQNDNINILVVRFKRIGDAILSLPLCHSLKLTFPNAKLDFVLYEEASPLFEDHPYIDNVITISKKEQKNPFSYIKKVYKITRKKYDIIIDIMSTPKSELFCMFSRKTPFRIGRYKKKRGIFYNYKMKEKDSLNKVDKFLNQLLPPLEEAGFDVKRDYDFKFFAKPEEKEKYRKKMIEAGVDFSKPIIAFSIYSRVMSKIYPIEKMKILVQHLIDKYSAQIIFFYSADQKAEIQKIHKELGDNKNIFSSIETPTIKDLVPFFENCDYYIGNEGGARHLAQGVGIPSFAIFNPSAELKEWLPFPSDKNMGISPVDMLEKKGISREEYDKLSFEEKFSLIDVETLIEMSDKLIEKNKRK; encoded by the coding sequence TTGTTTTCTCAAAATGATAATATAAATATTCTAGTTGTGAGATTTAAAAGAATTGGAGATGCTATTTTAAGTTTACCACTATGTCATTCTTTAAAATTAACTTTTCCAAATGCAAAATTAGACTTTGTACTTTATGAAGAAGCAAGTCCACTTTTTGAAGATCACCCTTATATAGATAATGTTATTACTATAAGTAAAAAGGAACAAAAAAATCCTTTCAGTTATATAAAAAAGGTTTATAAAATAACAAGAAAAAAATATGATATTATTATAGATATTATGTCTACTCCAAAAAGTGAGTTATTCTGTATGTTTTCAAGAAAAACTCCTTTTAGAATAGGTAGATATAAAAAGAAAAGAGGAATTTTTTACAATTATAAGATGAAAGAAAAAGATTCTCTAAATAAAGTAGATAAATTTTTAAATCAACTTCTTCCACCTTTAGAAGAAGCAGGTTTTGATGTGAAAAGAGATTATGACTTCAAATTTTTTGCAAAACCAGAAGAAAAAGAAAAATATAGAAAAAAAATGATAGAAGCAGGAGTAGATTTTTCAAAACCTATTATTGCCTTCTCAATATATTCTAGAGTAATGAGCAAAATTTATCCTATAGAGAAAATGAAAATTCTTGTGCAACATCTTATTGATAAATATTCAGCACAAATAATATTTTTCTATTCAGCTGATCAAAAAGCTGAAATACAAAAAATACATAAAGAACTAGGAGATAATAAAAATATATTCTCTTCTATAGAAACTCCTACAATAAAGGATTTAGTACCATTTTTTGAAAATTGTGATTATTATATAGGAAATGAAGGCGGAGCAAGACACTTAGCTCAAGGAGTTGGAATACCATCATTTGCTATATTTAATCCTTCAGCAGAATTAAAAGAATGGCTACCATTTCCTAGCGATAAAAATATGGGAATTTCACCTGTTGATATGCTAGAAAAAAAAGGTATTTCAAGAGAAGAGTACGATAAGCTATCTTTTGAAGAAAAGTTTTCTTTAATAGATGTTGAAACTCTTATAGAAATGTCAGATAAATTGATTGAAAAAAATAAAAGGAAGTAA
- the pssA gene encoding CDP-diacylglycerol--serine O-phosphatidyltransferase, translated as MVKKKYIAPNLITAGNMFLGYLSITESIKGNYTMAILFILLAMVCDGLDGKTARKLDAFSEFGKEFDSFCDAVSFGLAPSMLIYSILVTRVPGSPFVVPVSFLYALCGVMRLVKFNIINVASSEKGDFSGMPIPNAAAMVVSYIMFCEAIYKTFGVQLFHINIFIAVSVISASLMVSTIPFKTPDKTFAFIPKKIAIVLILALLASMYWTLDYSVFIISYTYVILNLLTYFYKRFGNAGDDDASVEEYVEVEEDTNEREG; from the coding sequence ATGGTAAAGAAAAAATATATTGCTCCTAATCTTATTACAGCAGGAAATATGTTTTTAGGTTATCTAAGTATAACTGAATCGATAAAAGGTAACTACACTATGGCAATATTATTTATTTTACTTGCTATGGTTTGTGATGGTTTAGATGGGAAAACAGCAAGAAAATTAGATGCTTTTAGTGAGTTTGGAAAAGAGTTTGATTCATTTTGTGATGCAGTTTCATTTGGATTAGCTCCATCTATGTTAATTTATTCAATTTTAGTAACAAGAGTTCCAGGAAGTCCTTTTGTAGTTCCTGTTTCTTTCCTATATGCACTTTGTGGAGTAATGAGACTAGTAAAATTTAATATTATAAATGTGGCATCAAGTGAAAAAGGAGATTTCAGTGGTATGCCTATTCCTAATGCTGCAGCAATGGTTGTTTCATATATTATGTTCTGTGAAGCTATATATAAAACATTTGGAGTTCAATTATTCCATATTAATATATTCATTGCAGTGTCAGTTATATCAGCAAGTTTAATGGTTAGTACTATACCTTTTAAAACACCTGATAAAACTTTTGCTTTTATTCCTAAAAAAATAGCTATAGTTCTTATTTTAGCACTTTTAGCTTCTATGTATTGGACTTTAGACTACAGTGTATTTATTATTTCTTATACTTATGTAATACTGAATTTACTAACATATTTCTATAAGAGATTTGGTAATGCTGGAGACGATGATGCATCTGTTGAAGAATATGTCGAAGTAGAAGAAGATACTAACGAAAGAGAGGGATAA
- a CDS encoding glycogen debranching protein, which translates to MYYNYNQYVNLGAFLDKNACTFAIYAKNVSSLILNIFHSSEDVIPYMQYKLDPVEHKLGDIWSISLENIQEGTLYTWEINGFSVLDPYALAYTGNEDVKNKKSIVIKRVGTETKHALIPKKDMLIYESHIGLFTKSSNSQTTTKGTYSAFEEKIDYLKELGINVVEFLPVFEWDDRTGNLNREVGLLKNVWGYNPINFFALTKKYSSSTDINSFDEIKEFKELVSKLHQNGMEVILDVVYNHTAEGGTGGEEYNFKIMAEDVFYTKDREGNFINYSGCGNTLNCNHKVVKDMIIQSLLYWYLEVGVDGFRFDLAPILGRDADSQWTRYSLLYELVEHPILSHAKLIAESWDLGGYFVGAMPSGWSEWNGAYRDTVRCFIRGDFGQVPELIKKIFGSVDIFHSNRSGYQASINFICCHDGFTMWDLVSYNVKHNLLNGENNQDGENNNHSYNHGEEGLTENPKIIALRKQQIRNMLLILYISQGIPMLLMGDEMGRTQLGNNNAYCQDNVTTWVDWDRKKEFEDVFLFTKNMINLRKKYSIFRKESPLTEEEITLHGIELFKPDLTFHSLSIAFQLKDIETNTDFYVALNSYSEQLCFELPKLENKSWHILTDTANPGTFTFEEIKHEGDHYCVLPKSAIILISK; encoded by the coding sequence ATGTATTACAATTATAATCAATATGTAAATTTAGGAGCTTTTTTAGATAAAAATGCTTGTACTTTTGCTATTTATGCTAAAAATGTTAGCAGTCTTATTTTAAATATATTTCATTCTTCTGAAGATGTTATTCCATATATGCAATATAAACTGGACCCTGTTGAACATAAATTAGGAGATATTTGGAGTATATCATTAGAGAATATTCAAGAGGGGACTCTATATACTTGGGAAATAAATGGATTTTCTGTCTTAGACCCTTATGCTCTTGCTTATACAGGAAATGAAGATGTTAAAAATAAAAAATCTATTGTTATTAAAAGAGTGGGAACAGAAACAAAGCATGCACTTATTCCTAAAAAAGATATGCTAATCTATGAAAGCCATATTGGACTATTTACAAAATCTTCCAACTCACAAACAACTACTAAGGGAACTTACTCTGCTTTTGAAGAAAAAATCGATTACTTAAAAGAATTAGGTATTAATGTTGTAGAATTTTTACCTGTTTTCGAATGGGATGATCGTACTGGTAATTTAAACAGAGAAGTTGGACTTTTAAAAAATGTTTGGGGATATAATCCAATCAACTTTTTCGCTTTAACTAAAAAATATTCTTCATCAACTGATATAAATTCTTTTGATGAAATTAAAGAATTTAAAGAGCTTGTTTCAAAGCTTCATCAAAATGGTATGGAAGTTATTTTAGATGTTGTGTACAATCACACAGCTGAAGGTGGAACAGGTGGAGAAGAATACAATTTTAAGATTATGGCCGAAGATGTTTTCTATACTAAAGACAGAGAAGGAAATTTCATTAATTATTCTGGTTGCGGTAATACTCTAAATTGTAATCATAAAGTTGTTAAAGATATGATAATTCAATCTCTATTATATTGGTATTTAGAAGTTGGAGTTGATGGTTTCCGTTTTGACTTAGCACCTATCTTAGGAAGAGATGCTGACAGTCAATGGACTAGATATTCTCTACTTTACGAATTAGTTGAACACCCTATTCTTTCGCATGCAAAACTTATTGCTGAAAGTTGGGATTTGGGTGGATATTTTGTTGGTGCTATGCCTAGTGGTTGGTCTGAATGGAATGGTGCATATAGAGATACAGTTAGATGTTTTATAAGAGGAGATTTTGGACAAGTTCCTGAACTTATTAAAAAAATTTTTGGAAGTGTAGATATTTTCCATTCAAATAGAAGTGGCTATCAAGCTAGTATAAACTTTATTTGTTGCCATGATGGTTTTACTATGTGGGATTTAGTTAGTTATAATGTAAAGCATAATCTTCTTAATGGTGAAAATAACCAAGATGGTGAAAATAATAATCATTCATATAATCACGGAGAAGAAGGACTGACTGAAAACCCAAAAATTATAGCTCTAAGAAAACAACAAATAAGAAATATGCTTCTTATTCTATATATCTCACAAGGTATTCCTATGTTACTTATGGGAGATGAAATGGGAAGAACTCAATTAGGTAATAACAATGCTTACTGTCAAGATAATGTTACTACTTGGGTTGACTGGGATAGAAAAAAAGAATTTGAAGATGTCTTTCTTTTTACAAAAAATATGATAAATCTAAGAAAAAAATACTCTATTTTTAGAAAAGAAAGTCCTTTGACAGAAGAAGAAATAACTTTACATGGAATAGAATTATTCAAACCCGATTTAACTTTTCATTCTCTTTCTATAGCTTTTCAATTGAAAGATATAGAAACTAATACAGATTTTTATGTAGCTCTTAATTCATATAGTGAACAACTATGTTTTGAATTGCCAAAACTTGAAAATAAATCTTGGCATATTTTGACAGATACTGCAAACCCTGGAACTTTTACTTTTGAAGAAATAAAACATGAAGGAGATCACTATTGTGTTCTACCAAAGTCAGCTATAATTTTAATTTCTAAGTAA